A stretch of the Bacillus licheniformis DSM 13 = ATCC 14580 genome encodes the following:
- a CDS encoding P-II family nitrogen regulator — MSGQMYKVEIVTRPTNFEKLKTELAKIGVTSITFYNVHGCGLQKGHTELYRGVKRESNVYERLKVEIVVSKVPVEKVAETAQNVLKTGEPGDGKIFIYEIKNTINIRTGEEGPDAL; from the coding sequence ATGAGCGGTCAAATGTATAAAGTGGAAATTGTAACCCGTCCTACAAACTTTGAAAAGCTGAAAACGGAGCTGGCCAAAATCGGGGTAACGTCCATTACGTTTTACAATGTACACGGATGCGGCCTGCAAAAAGGGCATACTGAGCTTTACCGCGGGGTCAAACGCGAAAGCAATGTGTATGAAAGGTTAAAAGTCGAAATCGTCGTCAGCAAAGTGCCTGTCGAAAAGGTGGCCGAGACGGCGCAAAACGTCCTGAAAACCGGGGAACCCGGTGACGGCAAGATCTTCATATACGAAATTAAAAACACCATCAACATCCGCACAGGCGAGGAAGGTCCTGACGCTTTATAA
- a CDS encoding magnesium transporter CorA family protein — MRVFQGEGWTWYQLGPHEKTTAQGLIQPDHWPECRNWFQGVPSANINCLDINAAVQGKEAIYGSYIYDQEAEVQQNRTAFHFYLTKDYFFTMNLDISQFEEANRRPIDQHLKRCKDAPEVFLVLLGELMRMYLKELEHFEVHLGKVRWGFHHDNNKSIIELIHKRRHELLVIRSLILSMKKVAMGLKETFLTKSFDEIEQRRTFYEIDRGMSLIKEYANEINYLLHSEEVVTSHRGNEIFKALTIFTTIFTPMTAFGALWGMNFEVMPELSLKYGYLFSLILIAVSTALVYWYLKKKGWTGDLLRDKKRYMKRKGSFK; from the coding sequence ATGAGAGTTTTTCAGGGAGAGGGCTGGACATGGTATCAGCTTGGCCCTCACGAAAAAACAACAGCACAAGGGCTGATCCAGCCCGATCATTGGCCGGAATGCCGAAACTGGTTTCAAGGCGTTCCCTCGGCCAACATCAATTGCCTTGATATCAATGCTGCCGTTCAAGGCAAGGAAGCGATCTACGGTTCATATATTTACGACCAGGAAGCGGAAGTTCAACAAAACCGGACAGCATTTCATTTTTACTTAACGAAAGACTATTTTTTCACAATGAATTTAGATATCTCGCAATTTGAAGAGGCAAACAGAAGGCCGATCGATCAACACTTAAAGCGATGCAAAGACGCCCCTGAAGTGTTCCTGGTCCTGCTGGGCGAACTGATGAGAATGTATTTGAAGGAACTTGAGCACTTTGAAGTTCACCTTGGAAAAGTAAGGTGGGGATTTCATCATGACAACAATAAAAGCATCATTGAACTGATTCATAAGCGGCGTCACGAACTCCTGGTCATAAGAAGTTTAATTTTATCGATGAAAAAGGTTGCAATGGGCCTTAAAGAAACTTTTTTAACCAAATCGTTTGACGAAATCGAACAGCGCAGGACGTTTTACGAAATCGACAGAGGCATGTCATTGATCAAAGAGTATGCGAATGAAATCAATTATTTGCTTCATTCCGAGGAAGTGGTGACATCCCACAGAGGCAATGAAATTTTTAAAGCGCTGACGATTTTTACGACGATCTTTACGCCGATGACGGCTTTCGGCGCCCTGTGGGGAATGAACTTCGAAGTCATGCCTGAACTCTCTTTAAAGTACGGCTATTTATTTTCGCTTATTTTAATCGCCGTTTCGACCGCCCTTGTGTATTGGTATTTGAAAAAGAAAGGCTGGACCGGCGATTTATTGAGGGATAAAAAACGATATATGAAAAGGAAGGGCTCTTTTAAATAG
- a CDS encoding RNA polymerase sigma factor — MNELEQQALMKYCLRMTGDKWDAEDLVQDTILKLMEINRTDASHAYQKTVAKHKWIDLLRKRKRESFLSEDNLEDGRAERMKAADDFEHLLKQLSGILTPKQLTIFLLKDVFSFQLHEIAETLGKPESSVKSLLFRSRQRLKRLSPEVLQKEPADGDDEHIGLLVRAILHHNPDDLLEFAKQTWRFDASQPSCISMMRCAA; from the coding sequence ATGAATGAATTAGAACAGCAAGCGCTGATGAAGTATTGCCTGAGAATGACAGGCGATAAATGGGATGCCGAGGATTTAGTCCAGGATACAATCCTCAAGTTAATGGAAATCAATCGAACAGACGCGTCACATGCTTATCAAAAGACGGTTGCAAAGCATAAATGGATTGACCTGCTCAGAAAAAGGAAGCGCGAAAGCTTTCTGTCTGAAGATAATCTGGAAGACGGGCGGGCAGAGCGCATGAAGGCGGCCGATGACTTCGAGCACCTGCTGAAACAGCTTTCCGGTATTTTAACACCGAAGCAATTAACGATTTTTCTGCTCAAAGATGTGTTTTCCTTTCAGCTGCACGAAATCGCCGAGACGCTCGGTAAGCCCGAATCATCCGTCAAGTCGCTTTTATTTAGATCGCGTCAGCGATTAAAAAGGCTTTCTCCGGAGGTTCTGCAAAAGGAGCCGGCGGACGGGGATGACGAACACATCGGTCTGCTTGTTCGGGCGATATTGCATCACAACCCCGATGATCTGCTCGAATTTGCCAAACAGACATGGCGTTTCGACGCTTCACAGCCGTCTTGCATCAGCATGATGAGGTGCGCTGCCTAG
- a CDS encoding ammonium transporter → MQMGDTVFMFFCALLVWLMTPGIALFYGGLVRSKNVLSTVMHSLSSIAIVSIIWILFGYSLAFAPGNPLIGGLDWIGLHGVGFEPNADYSETIPHTLYMMFQLTFAVLTTAIISGSFAERMRFPAFILFSVLWAVFVYSPVAHWVWGGGWLDELGAIDFAGGNVVHISSGVAGLVVAIVLGKRKNMSDTAPHNLLLTLLGATLIWFGWFGFNVGSALTIDEVAMTAFINTNTAAAAGLIGWILAEWLINKKPTMLGAVSGAIAGLVAITPGAGFVTPFSSVWIGLIGGIVCFWGVFSLKKKFGYDDALDAFGLHGLGGTWGGIATGLFATTSVNADGANGLFYGDISLLWKQLIAIAATYLFVAIVTYAIIKIVSIFFKLRASEDEESLGLDLTLHGEKAYQD, encoded by the coding sequence ATGCAGATGGGGGATACAGTATTTATGTTCTTTTGCGCTTTGCTCGTGTGGCTGATGACGCCGGGCATCGCTTTATTTTACGGAGGCCTTGTAAGGAGCAAAAATGTGCTCAGCACCGTTATGCACAGTTTATCTTCAATTGCCATCGTTTCTATCATATGGATTTTGTTCGGCTATTCACTCGCTTTCGCTCCCGGAAACCCATTGATCGGGGGTTTGGATTGGATCGGACTGCACGGTGTCGGTTTTGAACCCAATGCCGATTATTCGGAGACGATCCCGCATACGCTTTATATGATGTTCCAATTGACATTTGCCGTCCTGACGACTGCGATTATTTCCGGAAGCTTTGCGGAGCGCATGCGCTTTCCGGCCTTTATTCTTTTCTCGGTGCTCTGGGCGGTTTTCGTTTATTCGCCTGTCGCCCACTGGGTATGGGGCGGAGGCTGGCTTGACGAGCTGGGAGCTATTGATTTTGCCGGCGGAAACGTCGTTCACATTTCTTCCGGGGTAGCCGGTCTGGTCGTTGCGATTGTTCTCGGCAAGCGGAAAAATATGAGCGACACCGCCCCTCACAACCTCCTTCTGACCCTGCTCGGGGCGACTTTGATCTGGTTCGGATGGTTCGGTTTCAATGTCGGAAGCGCGCTGACGATCGATGAAGTCGCCATGACCGCTTTTATCAACACGAATACGGCTGCGGCCGCGGGGCTGATCGGCTGGATTTTGGCAGAATGGCTGATTAATAAGAAGCCGACGATGCTCGGCGCCGTCTCGGGAGCGATTGCGGGACTCGTCGCGATTACGCCTGGCGCAGGTTTTGTCACGCCATTCTCATCTGTATGGATCGGGCTTATCGGAGGAATCGTCTGTTTCTGGGGGGTGTTTTCGCTCAAGAAAAAATTCGGGTACGATGATGCGCTCGATGCCTTCGGACTTCACGGGCTCGGCGGGACATGGGGCGGAATCGCGACAGGTTTGTTCGCGACGACATCTGTCAACGCAGACGGTGCCAACGGGCTTTTTTACGGAGACATCAGTCTCCTTTGGAAACAGCTGATTGCGATTGCTGCAACATATTTGTTTGTCGCAATCGTCACATACGCTATTATTAAGATAGTCAGTATCTTTTTTAAACTCCGTGCCTCAGAGGATGAAGAATCATTGGGCCTCGATCTTACGCTGCACGGCGAAAAAGCGTATCAAGATTAA
- the cls gene encoding cardiolipin synthase, translating into MSITSIFLGFILVLNTLLAIVVIFRERRDASSSWAWLLVLFFIPVLGFILYLLFGHNLSRNHLFQWEDRKKIGIEKILEQQLTKLKNREFEFRNKATADSKDLIYMHILNNHAVFTEDNAVELLTDGRQKFDRLLRDIENAKDHIHLQYYIYKGDEIGKKLRDALIKKAKEGVEVRVLYDELGSRSLRKSFFKELKKAGGFVEVFFPSRFKFINLRMNYRNHRKLVIIDGVIGYVGGFNVGDEYLGLNPAFGYWRDTHLRIKGTAVHSIQTRFILDWNQASHHHDITYMPNHFPDIDSHGNIGMQIVTSGPDSEWEQIKNGYIKMISTAKRSILIQTPYFIPDASLLDALRIACLSGVDVRIMIPNKPDHPFVYWATYSYIGELLKAGASVFIYDNGFIHAKTIVVDEEISSVGTANIDMRSFKLNFEVNAFLYDEEIARSLVLSFEKDLQVSRELTFEEYLNRSKSIRFKEAISILLSPIL; encoded by the coding sequence ATCAGTATCACATCGATATTTCTCGGTTTTATATTAGTTTTAAATACGCTTTTGGCAATCGTTGTGATCTTTAGGGAACGCCGGGATGCAAGCTCCTCCTGGGCCTGGCTCTTGGTGCTCTTCTTTATTCCCGTTCTCGGCTTTATCCTTTATTTGCTCTTCGGCCACAATTTGAGCAGGAATCACCTTTTTCAATGGGAAGACCGAAAGAAGATCGGGATTGAAAAAATATTGGAACAGCAGCTGACCAAGCTGAAAAACCGCGAGTTTGAATTTCGCAATAAAGCGACGGCGGACAGCAAAGACTTGATTTATATGCACATTTTGAATAACCACGCCGTTTTTACAGAAGACAATGCGGTCGAGCTGTTAACGGACGGACGCCAGAAATTCGACAGGCTGCTTCGCGATATTGAAAACGCCAAAGACCATATTCATCTTCAATATTATATTTATAAAGGCGATGAGATCGGCAAAAAGCTCCGGGATGCGCTCATCAAAAAAGCAAAAGAAGGCGTTGAAGTCCGCGTTTTGTATGATGAATTAGGATCAAGAAGCCTCAGGAAAAGCTTTTTCAAAGAGCTGAAAAAAGCGGGAGGATTTGTCGAAGTCTTTTTCCCGTCGCGCTTTAAATTTATCAATTTGCGCATGAATTACCGCAACCACCGCAAGCTCGTCATTATCGACGGCGTCATCGGCTATGTCGGAGGATTTAATGTCGGAGACGAATATCTCGGTCTGAACCCGGCCTTTGGCTATTGGCGGGACACGCACCTCAGAATCAAAGGAACAGCGGTCCACTCGATTCAAACGCGTTTTATCCTGGATTGGAATCAGGCCTCGCACCATCACGACATTACATATATGCCAAACCATTTTCCTGACATCGACTCCCACGGAAACATCGGCATGCAAATCGTCACCAGCGGCCCCGATTCAGAATGGGAGCAGATTAAAAACGGCTATATTAAAATGATATCAACGGCAAAGCGGTCCATTCTTATTCAGACGCCTTATTTTATACCGGACGCAAGCCTGCTCGATGCCCTCAGGATCGCTTGTCTGTCCGGCGTTGACGTCAGGATCATGATTCCTAACAAACCCGACCATCCGTTTGTGTACTGGGCAACCTATTCTTACATCGGCGAACTTTTAAAAGCAGGCGCCTCCGTATTTATTTACGACAACGGTTTTATCCATGCGAAAACGATTGTAGTAGATGAGGAAATTTCATCGGTCGGCACGGCAAATATTGATATGCGCAGCTTCAAGCTCAATTTTGAAGTGAATGCATTTTTATATGATGAGGAAATTGCGAGAAGCCTTGTCCTATCATTTGAAAAAGATCTGCAAGTGTCAAGGGAGCTGACCTTTGAGGAATATTTAAACAGAAGCAAATCGATCCGCTTCAAAGAAGCCATTTCGATCCTGCTGTCGCCGATTTTATAG
- a CDS encoding MbtH family protein has protein sequence MTNPFENEHGTYVVLMNQDGQYSLWPAFIHIPAGWEVVCGEASRSACIDYISSNWTDLSPNSIKLVAEVHGGQQ, from the coding sequence ATGACAAATCCTTTTGAAAATGAACACGGCACATATGTCGTTTTAATGAATCAGGATGGCCAGTATTCACTCTGGCCGGCCTTCATTCATATTCCGGCAGGGTGGGAGGTCGTCTGCGGGGAAGCGAGCCGCAGCGCCTGTATCGACTATATCAGCTCGAATTGGACCGATCTCTCGCCGAACAGCATCAAGCTGGTTGCAGAAGTACACGGCGGTCAGCAATGA
- a CDS encoding YwnF family protein: MDMERFHQMPAFMKEEMDNLKRVAAPFLKKRLIFLFIAIPLLLASFVYLSSFWGQAAYGTDSMIKIGCAAAGAAFGMALFRESSYQKRNVQQSVMKYILERMQTSEVLSDERKSRYVRAVKEEPFTVMRSFLEFLNEEEIRRRRLAE, from the coding sequence ATGGATATGGAACGTTTCCATCAAATGCCGGCCTTTATGAAAGAGGAAATGGATAACCTCAAGCGCGTGGCGGCGCCGTTCTTAAAGAAAAGGCTGATTTTTCTTTTTATCGCGATTCCGCTGCTTCTTGCTTCATTTGTTTATCTTTCCTCTTTTTGGGGGCAGGCAGCTTATGGAACCGATTCAATGATAAAAATCGGCTGCGCTGCCGCAGGTGCAGCATTCGGCATGGCGCTGTTCAGAGAGTCGTCATACCAAAAAAGAAATGTTCAGCAATCGGTGATGAAGTATATATTGGAACGGATGCAAACAAGCGAAGTGCTTTCCGATGAACGGAAAAGCCGCTACGTTCGGGCGGTCAAAGAAGAGCCGTTTACTGTAATGAGAAGCTTTTTGGAATTTTTAAATGAAGAAGAGATCAGAAGGCGCAGGCTGGCTGAATGA
- a CDS encoding MDR family MFS transporter, with protein MNRRPFNQRTVVSIVYVTAMFMAAMDASVINMALPAIMTEFQTLPSAAGTVNIGYLVSLAVCLPAAGWLGDRFGTKRVFLAALSIFTAASALCGIADNLAALNAFRVIQGAGGGLITPVGMAILFRTFPPHERAKISRVLVLPIAVAPAVGPIISGFLTDQLSWRWIFYINIPIGMIILLFGLLYLHEHLEPEAGRFDWLGFLLAAPGMALAVFALSQGPARGFGSPDVLAAGAGGMMLLAILVFVELKAEHPLIELRLLKDRVFGMMSVISLLTAGGLLGMLYIFPLLCQEALGYSATDTALITFPEALGLMLASQLMPRSLAKLGPRRVISVALLGAAVLFGLLSLTGYGSNLWLLRLLLFLAGFFLGHAVGAAQVVCFANISSSSMGRATTLFNVQNRLGSAFGVAVMSCVLAVLSQPSAGIEPDLSAYRTALLCAAGFLMAALFIALKLKDADTGRQMDKHASAPKGAAASGE; from the coding sequence ATGAATAGAAGGCCGTTCAATCAAAGGACGGTTGTCAGCATTGTATATGTAACAGCCATGTTTATGGCTGCGATGGATGCGAGTGTCATCAACATGGCATTGCCTGCCATCATGACCGAATTTCAAACATTGCCGTCTGCTGCAGGCACAGTTAACATCGGATACTTAGTCAGCTTGGCGGTCTGTCTTCCCGCAGCCGGCTGGCTTGGGGACCGCTTTGGGACAAAGCGTGTTTTCCTAGCCGCGCTTTCGATATTTACAGCTGCATCCGCCTTATGCGGAATCGCTGACAATCTGGCGGCGTTAAACGCATTTCGCGTGATCCAGGGGGCCGGCGGCGGGTTGATTACGCCGGTGGGAATGGCGATCTTGTTCAGGACGTTTCCTCCGCATGAACGGGCCAAAATTTCGAGAGTCCTCGTTCTTCCAATTGCCGTCGCGCCTGCGGTTGGGCCGATCATCAGCGGGTTTCTGACAGATCAGCTGTCATGGCGCTGGATTTTTTACATTAATATTCCGATCGGAATGATCATTCTGCTGTTTGGCCTGTTGTATCTTCATGAACATTTGGAGCCGGAAGCGGGCAGATTTGATTGGCTTGGATTCCTTTTGGCGGCGCCGGGAATGGCGTTGGCGGTTTTTGCACTCAGCCAGGGGCCTGCGCGTGGATTCGGCTCTCCGGATGTGCTTGCAGCAGGGGCCGGGGGAATGATGCTCCTCGCAATCCTCGTTTTTGTCGAACTGAAGGCTGAGCATCCGTTGATTGAACTTCGCTTATTGAAGGACCGGGTTTTTGGAATGATGAGCGTCATTTCGCTTCTGACAGCAGGCGGACTGCTTGGCATGCTCTATATATTTCCGCTGTTGTGTCAGGAAGCACTCGGCTACTCTGCGACAGATACTGCGCTGATTACGTTTCCCGAAGCATTAGGCTTGATGCTGGCGTCCCAGCTGATGCCGAGGTCGTTGGCAAAGCTTGGCCCGAGGCGGGTCATTTCCGTTGCGCTGTTAGGCGCTGCTGTGCTGTTTGGGCTGCTGAGCCTGACCGGATATGGGTCAAATCTTTGGCTTCTCAGGCTGCTGCTGTTTTTAGCGGGCTTTTTCTTGGGGCACGCGGTTGGTGCGGCGCAGGTTGTTTGTTTTGCCAACATTTCATCATCCTCAATGGGCCGGGCAACAACGCTGTTTAATGTGCAAAACCGGCTCGGATCTGCCTTTGGAGTTGCTGTCATGTCGTGCGTCCTTGCTGTGCTCAGCCAGCCCAGCGCAGGCATAGAGCCTGATTTATCAGCTTACCGGACAGCTTTGCTCTGTGCAGCCGGTTTCCTCATGGCTGCGCTTTTCATCGCACTCAAGCTCAAGGACGCTGACACAGGCCGTCAAATGGACAAGCATGCTTCAGCACCCAAAGGTGCGGCAGCTTCTGGTGAGTAA
- a CDS encoding ATP-dependent Clp protease proteolytic subunit, with translation MNTIPYVIEKTAAGERSYDIFSRLLKDRIIMIGSEFNDDLANRVTAQLLFLSAEDNEKDISIYINSPGGSTSAGYAILDTMDYVKPDVRTICVGMAASMGAILLAGGAKGKRYALKNSEIMIHQPLGGVKGQATDMEISAKRIIKLREKIERFFHERTGQPIEKLKADMERDYFMDADEAKAYGVIDAVL, from the coding sequence ATGAACACCATTCCTTACGTCATTGAGAAAACGGCTGCCGGTGAAAGATCGTACGATATTTTTTCCAGACTTTTAAAAGACCGGATCATTATGATCGGTTCTGAATTCAACGATGACCTCGCCAATCGGGTCACCGCCCAATTGCTGTTTTTGTCAGCTGAAGACAATGAAAAAGACATTTCGATCTATATCAACAGCCCGGGCGGATCAACTTCCGCGGGATATGCAATTTTGGATACGATGGATTATGTGAAGCCTGATGTCCGCACGATATGCGTCGGAATGGCCGCTTCCATGGGAGCGATTCTCCTCGCCGGCGGAGCAAAAGGCAAACGGTATGCACTCAAAAACAGCGAAATCATGATCCATCAGCCGCTCGGCGGCGTCAAAGGACAGGCGACAGACATGGAGATTTCAGCGAAGCGGATCATCAAACTGAGGGAAAAAATCGAGCGCTTCTTTCACGAACGAACGGGCCAGCCCATTGAAAAACTAAAAGCCGACATGGAACGCGATTACTTTATGGATGCGGACGAAGCGAAGGCATACGGTGTTATTGATGCTGTTTTGTAA
- a CDS encoding M23 family metallopeptidase, with amino-acid sequence MKEEEKNRTSKITKLQQFFRKRWVFPAIYLTSAVVVLTAVLWYQSASNNDVKDQLADDGKKSAYDNRDDAVEVGKPVENVAMPVADSENVSVVKKFFETDATKEEKEAALVNYNNTYSMSKGIDLAEKDGKTFDVSASLSGTVIKAAKDPVLGYVVEVEHEDGLSTVYQSLSEVSVKQGDKIEQNQVIGKAGKNLYNEEGGNHVHFEIRKDGVALNPLNFMDKPVSSIEKAMEEQASEVKEPAQPSVEEKSKTEDKAKDQTDGKDDKTKREDSSEGSENQDGTQSDDSSQS; translated from the coding sequence ATGAAAGAGGAAGAAAAGAATCGTACTTCCAAAATCACAAAGCTGCAACAATTTTTTCGTAAACGCTGGGTATTTCCGGCCATCTATTTGACAAGTGCCGTCGTTGTATTAACCGCCGTTCTATGGTATCAATCGGCTTCTAACAACGATGTAAAAGACCAGCTTGCAGACGATGGCAAGAAATCAGCCTATGATAACCGGGATGATGCGGTAGAAGTAGGCAAACCAGTCGAAAATGTCGCAATGCCGGTTGCTGATTCTGAAAATGTTTCCGTCGTTAAAAAGTTTTTTGAAACTGACGCAACTAAAGAAGAGAAAGAAGCAGCACTTGTAAACTATAATAACACGTACAGCATGAGCAAAGGTATCGACTTGGCTGAGAAAGACGGAAAAACATTTGATGTTTCCGCATCTCTAAGCGGTACGGTCATCAAAGCTGCAAAAGACCCTGTACTGGGCTACGTTGTTGAAGTTGAACATGAAGATGGTTTATCAACTGTGTATCAGTCTCTTTCTGAAGTAAGCGTCAAACAAGGTGACAAGATTGAACAAAATCAAGTCATCGGAAAAGCAGGCAAAAACCTTTACAATGAAGAAGGCGGAAACCATGTGCATTTTGAAATCCGCAAAGACGGTGTTGCGCTAAACCCGCTGAACTTCATGGACAAGCCGGTCTCCAGCATTGAAAAAGCAATGGAGGAACAAGCGTCTGAAGTGAAAGAACCTGCTCAGCCTTCTGTTGAAGAAAAGTCAAAAACAGAAGACAAAGCGAAAGATCAAACAGATGGAAAAGACGACAAAACCAAGCGGGAAGATTCGTCTGAAGGGTCAGAAAATCAAGACGGAACCCAGTCTGACGATTCAAGCCAGTCATAA
- a CDS encoding hemolysin family protein — protein sequence MELLKLIAVAGLIAFTGFFVAVEFAIVKVRRTKIDQLIIQKKKGALAAKEVTSHLDEYLSACQLGITVTALGLGWLGEPTMQTLLHPLFSKIGLNESITHILSFLAAFLSVTYLNVVVGELAPKTIAIQKAETVTLLFAQPMIWFYRIMFPFIWLLNHSARMITSLFGLKPTGEHELAYSEEELRTLLSESYRSGEINQNELKYVNNIFKFDERTAKEIMVPRNEMTVLSLDDSLKKAKQLIKETKHTRFPVMEEDKDHITGMINIKELLLAELAGEFSLETKSLKPYIHPVIHVIETIPVYQLFVKMQKEHTHMAILVDEYGGTSGLVTVEDIVEEIVGDIRDEFDTEEVSAVQKLEDDHYILNAKVLVSDVNDLLGIHLSDEEIDTIGGWMLTQNIESKPGTTIESEGYRFKVKEMDGHRIVAVEVEKTA from the coding sequence TTGGAGTTATTGAAGCTGATTGCAGTAGCAGGATTAATCGCATTTACGGGCTTTTTCGTCGCGGTCGAATTCGCCATCGTCAAAGTAAGGCGGACAAAGATCGACCAATTGATCATTCAGAAAAAAAAGGGCGCTCTTGCCGCAAAAGAAGTGACCTCGCACCTTGACGAATACTTGTCAGCCTGCCAGCTTGGAATCACCGTGACGGCATTGGGCTTGGGCTGGCTTGGTGAACCGACGATGCAGACCTTGCTGCATCCCCTTTTCTCAAAAATCGGCTTGAACGAGTCGATTACACATATTCTTTCATTTTTGGCCGCTTTTTTATCAGTTACTTATCTCAATGTTGTCGTCGGAGAGCTGGCGCCAAAAACGATCGCCATTCAAAAAGCGGAGACCGTTACGCTGCTTTTTGCACAGCCGATGATCTGGTTTTATAGAATCATGTTTCCTTTTATATGGCTGCTCAATCATTCAGCCCGCATGATCACAAGTCTGTTCGGCCTGAAGCCGACCGGTGAACACGAATTGGCCTATTCGGAGGAAGAACTGCGAACGCTTTTATCTGAAAGCTATCGAAGCGGGGAGATTAACCAAAATGAATTGAAATATGTAAACAATATTTTTAAATTCGACGAACGTACGGCAAAAGAAATTATGGTGCCGCGCAATGAAATGACCGTCTTATCTCTTGACGACAGTTTAAAAAAAGCGAAGCAGCTTATCAAAGAAACGAAGCACACCCGCTTCCCCGTCATGGAGGAAGACAAAGATCACATCACCGGAATGATCAATATAAAAGAACTGCTGCTGGCGGAGCTTGCAGGGGAATTTTCTTTAGAAACAAAATCGCTAAAGCCATATATCCATCCGGTTATCCATGTGATTGAAACGATTCCCGTCTACCAGCTGTTCGTCAAAATGCAGAAAGAGCATACACATATGGCGATTCTCGTAGATGAGTATGGCGGAACATCGGGTCTTGTGACGGTTGAGGATATTGTCGAGGAAATCGTCGGCGACATTCGCGATGAATTCGATACTGAAGAAGTATCTGCTGTTCAGAAACTCGAAGATGACCATTACATCCTAAACGCGAAAGTACTGGTCAGCGACGTAAACGACCTGCTTGGAATTCATTTATCAGATGAGGAGATTGATACAATCGGCGGCTGGATGCTGACGCAGAATATTGAGAGCAAGCCCGGAACGACGATCGAAAGTGAAGGATACCGTTTTAAAGTAAAAGAAATGGACGGACATCGAATCGTTGCAGTTGAGGTTGAAAAAACCGCTTAA
- a CDS encoding GNAT family N-acetyltransferase: MKLRIANREDLPAVVDIYNSTIASRMVTADTEPVTPEERLNWFLSHTEERPLYIAENEKRDIVGWISFESFYGRPAYAKTAEVSIYLHEDHRGKGAGSAVLEKALEAAPKLGIRSLMAFIFAHNEPSMKLFKKYGFTEWGHFPGIAEMDGIRYDLKILGKELNEA, encoded by the coding sequence ATGAAATTACGAATCGCCAATCGGGAAGACCTTCCCGCAGTAGTCGATATTTACAACTCCACCATTGCGTCGCGAATGGTGACGGCAGATACAGAACCCGTCACGCCTGAAGAAAGGCTGAACTGGTTTTTGAGCCATACCGAAGAAAGGCCTCTTTATATTGCAGAAAATGAAAAACGGGATATCGTCGGCTGGATCAGCTTTGAATCATTTTACGGGAGACCCGCCTACGCCAAAACCGCCGAAGTCAGCATTTACCTTCATGAAGACCACCGCGGCAAAGGGGCGGGTTCTGCGGTGCTTGAAAAAGCGCTTGAAGCTGCTCCAAAGCTTGGAATCCGTTCTTTAATGGCGTTTATTTTCGCTCACAATGAACCGAGCATGAAGCTTTTCAAAAAATACGGCTTCACCGAGTGGGGACACTTTCCCGGAATCGCCGAGATGGACGGAATCCGGTACGACTTAAAAATATTAGGAAAAGAATTGAATGAAGCCTGA